Below is a genomic region from Halostella litorea.
CGCGACCAGCACCGCGACGGCCGACCAGGGTTCGAGGTAGAACGGCAGGTCGCCGGCGACGGCCGCCGACAGGTCGCTGGAGGCCACCGACGGGATGCCGACGCCGTACTGGAACAGCACCGGGAACACGTCGACGCCGGACAGCTCCGTCGCGACGACGGCGAACGCCTGCATCGGGTTGAGCCGCTCCAGAAGCAGGTAGCCGCCCTCGATGGGCAGCGTCGGGGCGCTGTCGTTCAGCAGGTAGTAGACGCCGGCGGTCAGCAGCTTCCAGAAGCCGATGAACACGATGTAGGTCCCGACGGTCGCCGCCATGGCGCGGCCGCGGGAGGCGCTCGCCGCGGAGACGCCGACCGCGATGCCGACGAACGCGAAGCCGAGCAGCAGCGTCGCCAGCAGCAGGCCGCCGAGCGCGGCGAGCGGGAGGGCGCCGAACAGCGCCAGCGAGAGCGCGACGGCGACGGCGAAGGCGGTCAGGACCGCGGCGGCGAGGACGCCGCTCCGGCCGACCAGCTTCCCCAGCACCACGTCGCCCCGCGTCGGCGGCAGGCCGAGCAGGAGCTTGATGCTGCCCGAGCGGCGCTCGCCGACGACGGACATGTAGCCGACGATCAGCGCGGAGATGGGGACGAGCACCTGCAGCGGCAGGGCGAGCAGCCCAACCATCTCCTCGGCGG
It encodes:
- a CDS encoding ABC transporter permease subunit, producing MSVGVVARKDFEDALRSRMLWSLTGLLVLLVGIAYVAVWNWGHDTAAEEMVGLLALPLQVLVPISALIVGYMSVVGERRSGSIKLLLGLPPTRGDVVLGKLVGRSGVLAAAVLTAFAVAVALSLALFGALPLAALGGLLLATLLLGFAFVGIAVGVSAASASRGRAMAATVGTYIVFIGFWKLLTAGVYYLLNDSAPTLPIEGGYLLLERLNPMQAFAVVATELSGVDVFPVLFQYGVGIPSVASSDLSAAVAGDLPFYLEPWSAVAVLVAWFAVPMTVGYLRFRTADLG